The uncultured Methanolobus sp. sequence TAGGGTTGCCTTTTGCATCAAGTCTCCAGTCAAGGCGTGTGTAGTCCTGGCATTCCAGCCTGTTTATAAGTTTCAGGCTGCACTCGATAATGAGTTCTTCTGTCTCTTTTGGAAGGTAGGCAGGTGAGGATTTGATCTTCCAGTAAGGTGAGTCAGGTATCCACTTAGCCTCGTATCCGCAGAGTTTTGGAAGGTCTTCAGGTAAGTCTGAGTAATCTTCCTGTGTAAGCGGCAGTACTGTATAGTTCTCAGGCGGGTTGCCTATGATTCCTATGCTGAGATCTTTTCCGGTGAGGAATTCTTCAACAAGTATCGGTTTATCGTAACCAAGTCCTTCCCTGATGTCATAGATTGCCCTGACAACTTCATCACGGCTGTTACATACGCTGTGCTGGTTTAGTCCGAAACTGGAGTCTCCAAAGTTCGGTTTTACGATAACCGGGAAATCCATTGGCAGCTCGAACAGGGTGTCCTCACCTTTAACAACTATACCTTCAGGAACCGGAACTCCAAGGTCTTTTGCAATACCTCTCACAAGTGCCTTATCATAGCAAAATGCCAGACATTGTGGTCCGGAGCCGGAGTAAGGAATGTTAAACATCTCAAGTATTGCAGGCACGTGCAGCTCCTTTTTGGGGTCATTGTCATAACCCTCGTCACAGAGATTGAAAATGAAATCAGTTTTAGTTTTTATCTTTGCAAGGTCGGTGAGAAGCGTATCATGATTATCCAGATATTTGAAAGAATAGTTTTCAAGCTCATGGAGTCCGCCTTTAAGCTGGTCAATGGTGTATATGTCATCATCATCAAAAACACCACAAGGTTTCAGTGAATCGTTCTTCCTCGGGTCGCCGAAGACTACAACCACATTTTTCTTTGCTTCCTTAGCCTTTTTCTTTTTAGGGGTCCATTCTTTCCTTACCGTTGCAGTCACAATAATGCGCCTTTCCATCATTCCGAGATCCTGGTTTCTCAGTGTCTGTGAATTGATGGAATCAACTATCTCGATATCCGTGAAATCTGCTTTTTTCAGCAATTGTTTCAGTGCTTCAGTGGTGTAGAGGCGTTCTGCATAGAACTGGTCTGCTATAACTCCTGATGTATCGTTGACAATAACCTCTCTGGAGATGAGCTTCTCCCCATCTGTAGAAATGGA is a genomic window containing:
- a CDS encoding methyltransferase domain-containing protein; the encoded protein is MKERPKENQNKEKQKSRTLGPVPHLEEHVNPDWWKKIFNSLYLKTDADIVEDASITRQETDTFSSILKLTPESHVLDLCCGQGRHTLELARRGLKNLDGLDRSHYLIQRAKNTAKKESLGVKFKEGDARKTPYTTDSFDVVMLLGNSFGYFETSDEDLRVLKEVKRILRPWGKVLLDVADGSYLKEKYQPRSWEWIDKNNFVCRERSISTDGEKLISREVIVNDTSGVIADQFYAERLYTTEALKQLLKKADFTDIEIVDSINSQTLRNQDLGMMERRIIVTATVRKEWTPKKKKAKEAKKNVVVVFGDPRKNDSLKPCGVFDDDDIYTIDQLKGGLHELENYSFKYLDNHDTLLTDLAKIKTKTDFIFNLCDEGYDNDPKKELHVPAILEMFNIPYSGSGPQCLAFCYDKALVRGIAKDLGVPVPEGIVVKGEDTLFELPMDFPVIVKPNFGDSSFGLNQHSVCNSRDEVVRAIYDIREGLGYDKPILVEEFLTGKDLSIGIIGNPPENYTVLPLTQEDYSDLPEDLPKLCGYEAKWIPDSPYWKIKSSPAYLPKETEELIIECSLKLINRLECQDYTRLDWRLDAKGNPKLLEVNPNPGWCWDGHLAKMARIADISYSDMIAMILKSADERITGQR